Part of the Cyprinus carpio isolate SPL01 chromosome A23, ASM1834038v1, whole genome shotgun sequence genome, CAATGGATTCTTTTCTGTCCACTTTAGCTGCAGGTCAAAAGTATCTTTGTGCTTAGTGTGTGCAGCTTTATTTGGAGGGTTCACCCAGCAGATGGACAATGAGCTCATAGGTGGACAGCACTATGGCCGTGTTGGGGATCTGTCTGATGAGCTGTGGAATGAGTCCTCTGTAAAAAGCTGCATATCCCTCTTCCACCGCCACAAGGCGCGCCGTCTGAAAGAAGTACTTGTATTTGCTTCCCTCTTCTCTTAGTCTTGTCCGAATTACCTCTGGAAAACACACCAAGAGAGGTTGGTTATTAAAAACGAGGAGTCATAGATGTTTCTGCAAATCCTTACTCTTAAATTCTTACCAAATTTCCTGAATTttctttattagtattttgtaaaattaacttttgtaaaatttattttccaatcactcttgatcaatttcatgcatccttgctgaatgaaacatgatttattttttatttttttaatcttctgacTCCCAACTTTTCATTGGTAGcatataagattaaaataaataaatgaatctttttttttttttttttttttttaataaaagcgtTGAAGTAgttatatactaccattcaaaagtttggggatgataagattttttaaatgtttttgaaagaatctcttatgctcaccaaagctgcatttatttgatcaaaaaatatatatcaacattattaatattgtgaaatattattacaatttaaaataactgttttcaatttcaaTATTGGTTGTTTTAATAAGTGGTTGCTTGGTAagtgttgcttaatttttttttttttatgaactttgcaacaaaagtctttactgtcatgtttaattaaatcaattacttttttttttattagagttaATTATAACCTGGGCATGTTCTTCACAGGGTTTTTTTAGCGATTCAACCTATTAGGAATAATTGCATGTTGTTGTAATGACCAATAAAACTTGCCtaaattcatatttgttttttatccatcaaaacattattttatttcaatgtatttttcatGCACTCAAAGTCCTGTTGTAAAAGTGCAAGTCTTCCTGCCAAAGAGGAACCAatctgtgtttatttttagaCAGACTTGCTGATGCTGGTTTACGCTGGCTGACAGGTAATAACAACCTACCGTGTGGATAGGCTATGCAGGAGGCGCAACCCTTGGCAAATGCAGCAGCAACCATGAGGCCCAAGAAATCTGAAGCCCCTTTTTCTGTGTCAGTGTCAGGTGTGGTGAATCGACTCTGCGCTAGGTACTTCTTCAGCGTCTCATAAATAAGGAAGCAGATCATGGTCTCGGAGATGCCGGCGTACGATGCTGTCAGCCCCCGGTAAAAACCTCGCATACCTTCAGTCTTGTACACGTACCGCGCGCATTGTAACGCGTTCATTTTCTTCTCCCCACGTGCCCTGGAGGACATAGAGACAGTCGGTCAGGTGATCATGAACAGATGGATTACAAAGGTCAAGAATTTAGCACGATTAACTCTGAGGTAACAGTTCTGGCTTCAATACCTAGTTTAGGCACTGTATACTAAAATCAAGGTCAAAGACTCTGAAAGGTCCATTTGCAACTTTAATTTGCAATGCACAAATGTAGTTTGCGTGCAGAGTGGGAGGGAGAATTAAATGCCAGACTATTTTCATACTGTACCATCTGACATACTTTTCTCATCTGACTCTAGCAGTTTACTGCCGGCTCTCTTTATAGTGCAAATATAGAACATGCCTGCTAAGCCCCAATGGCTGTGTCAAGGTGGATATTTGCACTGCAGCAGACTGGATCACATGCAAATCATCATGACATTTGCGTAACAGAGAGATGGTGCTAATAGTTTCTATGTCCCCCATCCTAAAAAACTCATTACCCTCACGGTATCTGGGGATGCATTACATCTCACACGCAAAAGGGTCTGATACAGATATGTCATGCCCTCATGCAAGTTCCCTGTTGAGAGTAAAGCAGGGTGAAAGTCTACAGCATTAACATACTTCCTCTCAAGCTGCATTCTCGTTTTGACCATCCAGACGGGATTCATCAGGGAGTTTGTGACAAATGCTGTaagaaaaacaatgcaattaGGGAATCAAACACCCACTTTTCTTTGAAAGCATGAAACAGTTGCATAAATTTCACTCAAGTTCTGGGAAACGTTATCAGCAATGTTGCATAAGTGTTGTTTCTAACAACCATAAGGCATCACCTGCAAAGCCAGCTGAGGACATGTGGACAATTCCACTGTTTGGGACAAAGATGCCATTGAAAGTCTCTTTTGACTTTGAATAAGCTGCAAAGTAGATCGCCCTGAAGAAAAACAGAAGGAGAACAGAATATCAGTGCCTTAACTCTGTTGAACTCAACACCCCCTGCTTCCTCTCTCTACACATGACAGTGCAGAGTTCATGAAAAAGGGCTGTTCGCACGAAAGGCTGCCAATGTTTTATCAAGCCAAACAGCTCGCATTGAGAGTTCCTGACAGTGCTGTCCGTTCTCTTTGCTGAATGTCTGGAACAGACTGCACAAAGAGCTGACTAAACACCCAGATCTAATGCCATGATGACTGTGGGAAAAAACGACTACATTTGCAGAGAACAACTACAGCCTAGAGGAGTGAAAAAAAGGTTTCTAGGTTGCTtacaagtaattttatttttaatgtaattaataaataatacttattacTACTATTAAGAATTTCATCACTTTTATACCTTATCTAAACATCAACTACTTTTCCTAATACAAATGAATTTTACAATAAAAGGTACAATTATGTTACGGAAAaatttagtataacattatattgcagttttattattacagtattataatTGTGTGTATATGGAGAAAAAGTGACAAAACTTTCACCAACTTTTTTTCCCATATTTcccaatttaaaattaaagctaCAAGGAAAGGAATTGTTACTGttaggtaaaaatatatatttttaaataataacaacaacaattattattggACTGTATCCAAGTAAATGTCCGCTCTTGGTCATAAATGATCTTTATTGTTTTACACCTTGTCAATATTCATGTCACTAGTTTGAGGAATGATGCAAACACAGTACTGACAATTTAACGTGTCCATTTTACTACTGGAAAAAGTTTGTAACAGGAAATAGAACTCAATATTTAAAACGACAGACCTCTgaggttgattaaaaaaaagtatgta contains:
- the LOC109066748 gene encoding solute carrier family 25 member 33, which translates into the protein MAQKDTLLHLFAGGCGGTVGAIMTCPLEVLKTRLQSSGLTLRPVFQVQLGAFNGAGVIRPGPVTPGLLQVLRSILEKEGPKSLFRGLGPNLVGVAPSRAIYFAAYSKSKETFNGIFVPNSGIVHMSSAGFAAFVTNSLMNPVWMVKTRMQLERKARGEKKMNALQCARYVYKTEGMRGFYRGLTASYAGISETMICFLIYETLKKYLAQSRFTTPDTDTEKGASDFLGLMVAAAFAKGCASCIAYPHEVIRTRLREEGSKYKYFFQTARLVAVEEGYAAFYRGLIPQLIRQIPNTAIVLSTYELIVHLLGEPSK